The following DNA comes from Musa acuminata AAA Group cultivar baxijiao chromosome BXJ1-4, Cavendish_Baxijiao_AAA, whole genome shotgun sequence.
cataataaataaataaaatctatATAAAGATAAACATTACTTCATCTAAGtgaagtgtgtgtgtgtatatatatatccaacCCATAAACAGGAAAATCAACATAATGCCATCAAATACACTGGTTAACTTGTAAGATTCAAGGAGATGGCGACCAACATATGTACCTTGATTAATTCACCTTCACAATAACCATCAAACTCCGCTCTGCAAAAGGAAAAAGATTAAGGCCGACTGTGAAAATATATAAAAACACTAAAAAAACTCTTTAAAAATAGCAGCCAGCTCATACGCTTCAAGTTCCTTTTTAACACGAACAGCTTCAACTTGAACCACCATTTGGGCTTTTTTCACAGTCTCGTATAGATTTTGCATATTCCCCAGAATTCCTGCCTATAATGAAAATTCAACATGAGAAGGGCAGTGAACCTTTGCATTTTATACATTGGAACTAGGATATCcaataaagaaaaaggaaaatgacAGTCTCTTGGAGAATCTTCCAAATCATCGTTCTTTTGATGTAGATGTACAACCAACAAATTTTTTTACAGTCTCTTGTGATCATTTTTTATACCATTGTACAACCAACAAATTTCTCAGTGATATACAATTTTAGTTGTATTTTCCCTAACCAACCCCAATACTCTAACTACATATAGGATAAACATGAGCAGGCAGAGAAATAGCACACCTACCTTTGATGATGCATCGTTAGTGTTCTCACCCTTGTCTTTCTTTCCTCCAAATAAACCATATACACGGAGGGACTTCATTTTATGTTCTCTGGTGCTAGAGGGCCAATATAAACATGGCACACAATTTGTGTTAAATTTATGACCTGAAGAAGAAAATTCACATGAAGTACATAAAAGAGTTAAAAAGTGGAGGACAAGAACAAAGAGCATGTTGTTCGTGTGAATTGCTAAGAAACAACAATATGAAAAGTTGTCAGCAACTCCAGTAAACATGATGTGCTTTGAAGATGACACTGCAAATTGAGACATACTTCTAAGGGATCGAATGTATCCAAGGTTATATTTGTCAGTTTTACTTGAATAAACTTGTCTCACAAATTTGCTATTATCATATAAGTTATACCCCTATTAGTCCCACGCATGAAGTGAGAGGAAGGTTGTGTCAGGACGTAAGGCTAGATGGGCCTACTAGCATATTAAGCTAGACTTCCGCATTTTAGGTCATGCTGTTCTAGACTCATCAAATTAATGGATCATTCCAATTGAATTGGATCGTCACAATATGTGAACTCCCTTGCACTGAAAGGAACAGGTCAACCAAAAGCATTTGTGGCTACTAGTATTTATGCATGTTTCTTCAGAAGTAGCAGATATATCCACAAGTATGTGAAACTTATTGCATAATTGGTTTGACCTACCATAGGCGGTTTATCAAGCATAAAACAAATATACTACTAAATAAAGCTACAGCTTCCTAAATCTAGGAAAAGTTGCCAACTAGACTACACTTTACAAAAGTACTTTGATGAATGTCTAATCCAGCCTTTCATGCAGGCACAACAGTAACCCCTCAGTGAGCATTGAAAATACTAGAATAGGCATCCAAGTATCTAATGCTTTTTCTCCCAACCAGAACTGTCAAAATCTTAACTTTTACATGAAGGTATTCCAGCTTTCAATGTACCCAAGAAAttctttctattattattattattattattattattattatatacccataaatatatatatatatatatatacatacatatatatgtatgtatgtatgtatttatatatgtatatacacacacacacacacacacacacacacacacacatatatatatatatatatatatatatatatatatatatatatatatatatatatataaaagatgaaATGTGGAACctgttgataaatttaaattttaatcctACATCAAGAACTCACAGAATTATATCAAAGAATATATGCCAAGGAACTTTACACCAAACACCCAAGTTTATTCCTGATTCAAGGCAAGGTAATTGCAGAGAGTGTATAGggtccaaattatatgtcaaGGAGAAGCTAATCCATACTTCAATATGTCCTGATCACAAGACAGTCCAAGAGTCTAATTAGGGGAATAAATTCTAGATACCCGAAGGATTTCTTTGGTTCAAAGGCAAAGTTATCCGCGCAACGGCCACGGAATTGGAAGAAAAACCAAATGCAAGATCAAATTTACAAGATGAATATGAACAATTAAGAGGACGAGAGAGCGTCTTGGATCATAAACCCACACTCACGTAAGAGGGAGGAGGGAAAGGCGAAGGGTCTCCGCGAAGCTGGTCTCAGCACGTCCGAGAAATGGCCACTGACAGCGCTCGTAGACGGCATCGGAGAGAGACAACCCTGACTCCCGCGCTTCTCCCTGGAGAGGAGGCGAGAAGAAAGCACCAACCGAAGAACGATGCGGGCTTGGAGGATAGAGTGGCGACTGTACCGTGGATTGGAGGAAGGAATTTTTATCATCGACATGGAGTTAGGGATTCGACCCCATAAAAGGGCCGATGCTACGGATCCGCACTCGCATGGATCCGAATCCATTAGATTTGAGAATACGGATCGGGTCGGGTCCTTTTAGGGAGATTTTGATGGTTTCTGGGCCGGGCCTAACTACACTGGATTTGATGACAATGTCGCCGGTACACTCATCGCGTCGATCACCCGACCCGTTCCTCTTAACCTCATATACTTCGGTGTTCTCCAAATCCGATCCAGTGATGCAAGCCCCATGGCGGAGGTCATCGAGGAAGGGGCGAGGGAGGCGGAGGCGAACCGCGATTGGTCGGAGCTGACCCCGGTGTGCCTGGCTAACGTGCTCCGCAGGCTGACCCTGGAGGACCGGTGGAAGGGGGCGATGCTTGTGTGCCGCTCGTGGCTCGCCGCGGCGCGGGACCCGGCCCTCTTCGCTGCCGTGGACCTCGAGCCCGCGTTCGAATCCGCCGGATCCAGCCGCGCCGATGCCGCCGAGTGGTGGACCCCGGCGTTCCAGCGGCGCGTCGACGCCATGCTCCGATCCGCCGCGGTGTGGGCGGAGGGGTCGCTCCGAGAAATCCGAGTTCGTCACTGTTCTGATGAGGCCCTCTGCTTCGCTGCCGAGAGGTAATATGCTTCGATCCCATGTATTTTTTCTCGTTACGGTTCTATTATGTTCTAAGATTAGAATTTTGTGCTAATTGATGCAAATATAATTCTTTGATCCATTTTGCATAATATTGGtgtttttgtttatatataaTTAGTGATTTGGTGACGGTAGGATAAGAGTTCTTTTGTTTAGGATGAGAAATAAGTTACCATCTACAAGTATGTTTACTTGAATTTGTTCATCATCCTTCATGCTTCTCCTACTTGGATCCATCAACTCCACTTTTCCGTCTTTAATCCTCTACCTCAATCCTTGGTCTTCTTCATTCATCTATAAACTTCTACGTCTTCTTTGTTTCAATCTATATCCTTCATATCATGGTCCCCATTTCCCATATTATCATGTCAACAATTATGGATCATCCAACCAACTTTTAGGTCTTAACCACTCGGACCATTCGTGGGTTTCATTCAAGTAACTTATTTCCATTTCAGAAATCCATTAGGTCCCAGTTGGGCACTGTATAtcgagtcctctgagcttcatattGATTCCACAATGATTATTTTCTCCTCGCCGCAATACAAACATGGAATCTTGTGTTGGAGCAAACACCTGTTATCAAAGTACTTGATGTTTGTCTAAAGCGGAGATTTGATCAGCACAGGGCTTGTTTAGACTAAACCAATGGTAAATATGTTACCTTAAGAGAGGAGTGGTGCATAAGTTGTGATCATTATGGAACAGCAAAAATAAGTAGCACAATGCAGATAGATATGAGAAAGAGTGTCAGAACAATGAGAAAATAGGTTGAGAAAGAAAATAGAAGAAGGGTAGTTTGTGTTGACCTGCCTCTTAGGCTTTGTGGATTCAGTTTGTTAGCCCGCCTGAGTTGCAGGCTTGCAGCCCTATGCATGAATGATCTTTGCAAGTTTAACCTGTCACTATGTCAAAACTGTGGATGAAAAACATGAAGTGTCTCTCTCTTATGATGCATTCATGGGCCAATTGTGTTCAGAAGGAACAATGACTTGCTGAACTGTCTTGTAATTCACTGATAAATATGGGCATAATTGTATCTATTATATTGCTTTGAATAAGTGCATTTTTTGTTTAAATTTGTGGGGTAATTACAGATTATCCACTTCTTAGGCCAGTTCACACTAACCTTTGTTTTTCACTCATATCATTACATCATCTAAAAAGGATCAATATATGCATGTCTGCAACAATGACAATTTTCTGAGAACTCATAGAAGAGGATAATGGCATGAGTGAAAATAAAATGAAGGTACATTCAGGTGTCCAAAGTGATATTTTCAAAGCACAAGTAGCTAAAATGTAAAAATGGATTAAACAAAGGTAAATAACCTGCAATTATTCTAGTTTTACTGATCTCGGATGTCTTCCTTGCTTTCTTATGTGCATATATACTAAAGTATCACCCCAGTTTTTATAACATACTGCCGAAAGGTCTTTTTGGCCATTAAGTGAAACCagaatttttttgttttctcttttgaaCCAAAAGTTGCTATTAATTTTTTGTAATCAACTATATTTTTAGGTCATTGAATTTGCAAACCCTGTCAATAAGGAGTAGCCAGAGTGTAACTGATAGATCAATGTTCAAGATTGCAACTTGCTGCCCCTTGCTTGGTGAATTAGACATAAGCAATTGTTATGAAATTTCTTACAAGTCGCTTGAGATGATTGGGCAGAACTGCGCTAATCTGAAAATTCTCAAAAGGAACCTGTTGAACTGGCTTGACCCTTCACAGCATTCTGGTATAGTTCCAGATGAGTATTTAAGAGCCTGTCCTCAAGATGGAGACAGGGAGGCTATGACAATTGGCAGGTTCATGCCAAAGCTGAAGCATGTTGAACTCCGCTTTTCCAAACTATCTGTTAGTGGTCTCATTTCAGTGTCAGAGGGTTGTGGAGATCTGGAATTCTTGGATCTCTTTGGGTGTGCTAATTTAACGAGCAGAGGGATAGAGCAAGCTTCCACCAATCTGAAGAATCTTAAGACACTCATAAGACCCAACTTCTACATCCCAAGATCCATGTTCCATACAGAGAGATATGGGCATTGGAGGTTGTATGATGAAAGGTTTCAGACCAATGTTTTCCAAATATGATCACGGGCTCTGTTCTCATTGCTCTCTTTTATATGTATTATAGTGGTGTTTCTCCTATTAAGGGTTATGGAATCATTATAAGGGATATTATGTACTCTGTTGTTCTTTGTTGTGCAAAAGCTTGTTATCAGAGTCACTTGTGTCAGTTATACCACTGGAAACATTTGATTAATGCCAAGTTCCCGTTGTCATTGCTTGTCTTCGATGATAGAACATCTTTCTCCCCTCATGAAAGGTATGAGGTTCATTCCCTTTTTGCAATTTGTGCATTGTCCGATCATTCTTCCTCATGAAAGACCTATGGGCCTTAAGTAGGTTTAATagatcttacaaccttcttatagGACATCCTGTGCTTATGTGATCCTTGAAGCCTATGTTGTGGGTGATGCCTTCCATTTGAAGGGCTGCAGCCTATTGCTCTGGTGGACTAGTTGATCCCAGAAGCCAACAGGGAGGTATGACCTTTCAGTAACTTTGAGAGATGCAACCAAAACTAGGTTTTCCTCAATGCATCAGTTTCTGAAAGCTATTGCATGCTTGTGAATTAGCATATTACTCGTGAATGACATAGATCATCTTACAAAAAAATTCTGTAGCAATTGATTCAATATGATGAATGTCCTCTTTGAATCTGTCATTTTAGGTTGATAAATCAATACGATGCTCTTTGAATGTACTCCAGCGGAAAAAAAATAGAGTTGACTCTATTTGGGATATTGGATCCACACAATTTCGCTCCACAGATGTCTGATTCAGACCAACAAATTGATACGTGAGTTGTCGATACATGTCGTAGTGATTGATTCGGGACTTCTACATATAGTATAATTTGAATTCGTTGTTGATCCAACGGCTGCTGTAGATTATGGGCTCATGCGCCTCTGCATGAATAgggggttaattacatattatccttagATCGATTTAGCATCTAGATttataaacttaaaaaatttatatcgaaatccctatagttataaaaataaaatatttaatcttatttattctAACGTCGTCGACTTTATCGATAAAAGATATTGTATGTGATGTTATGTGCATAAATAACACGAAAACGATAAGTAACAAGGTAATTTTAATGGTGGTTGTAGACGATGGTGTTGTGGGTGACTGTTGTGGTGGTGGTTGACCTTACCAATGTTGATCCAAATATTAACGACGAGGATGAAGAGGAGGCAGAGCAAGTGAGACATCTATGTTGGCGTCGGAGGAGAAAGATGAGGCAAGTGAGGCTACCACCATGGTGCCATGCTCAAATCCTCGGACAGTCACTTAGTCTAGTGGCACAAAAGATTCGAGGAAGGGGGCGGTGGGCAgcaagagggagagagaggttgCGAGCGACCTCGACGAAGAGGCATGCCTGCTTCGAGCCCTCGAGCTTTAGCCGGTGCATGAACGATGCGTATGGCTTGGCCACAATGTAGATGTCGGCCACACGAATGGTTGTCGACCTTCTTCTGGATCAACTCCACTCGCGATCGGAGGGGATCCAATCGAACAACAAGGACTGATCGTCACACAAAATGAAGGCCAAAAGAGTACAGATCCGATCGTATCCGTCACTGTCATTTTTCTAATACTCTCCCCCACCACCACAATATCGGAGGTGACTGAGCGGGAAGGAGGATGAGGCTTTGTTGTCTCTCTCATCGTCAGATTTGTATTTTTCGAGCCTCCATTTTGTACGATGATCAGTCCTCATCGTCTGATTGGATCCCCTCCAATCGCGAGCAAAGTTGATCCGGAAGTAGGTTGTCGACCATGCCACTATGGCTAGGGTGTACGCATCGTTCACATGCTAACTAAAGCTCGATAGCTTGAAGCAAGCGTGCCTTTTCGTCGAGCTCACTCACAACCTCTACCTCCTTATCACCCTCGACCCCCTTTCTCGAATTTATTGTGCCATTGGATGAAACTACCATCCAATGATTTGAGCGTTGACCACCACGTGTTATCATGAACCACCACCATAATAGCTACCCATGATGTCATCATtatcataattattaaaattatatttttatccattaTTTTGTGTCATTTATGTATACGTTGTCACGTGCGATATCTTCCATCAGTAACTCGATAATGTTAGGAtaactataattaaatattttatttttataattataaaaattttaatgtatttttttttaagtttagaaATTGACATGCTAAACATGTCTAACATAAGtgttaatatgtaattaaccctgtTAGAGGATAGAGACCCCGGAGTCGACATGGCGTCCAAAACCCTAAAGACCCGAGTTAGGAGGAGCGTTAAGCGGCCGCACTCCGCTTCTGCTTCCTCATTGTCTCTCTTTATGTAGTTTGCGATGAGGGCGGTGAGGGGATCCGTGGTCCGCTCGAAGCACATCTCTCTCGCGAAGGCCTCCGCCGTTCTCTCCCGCTTCGCCGCGAACGAGAATGCCGCCCGCCCGGATGTCGCCGCCTACGTCCGCTgcgcctccgctgcctttgacgaGCTCGTCAGCTTCTGTCACGAGATCCGAGCCGCCAGCAAGCGCTCCGAGCTTGAGAAGTCGTTGATGGAGGAGGAGGGGGACGAGGAGCGGAACaagaaaaagaggaggaggaggggcagAGATGAGCAAGTCGATGGAGAGGTTGTGGAAGACGCCGATTTGGTGGATCGATATGGTAATCGTTGTGGAGGCGTAGGTGACTCTGGTAGCGACgtggagaggaagaaaaagaaggctaGAATCGAAGCCAATGAGGAAGAAAGAAGCAAGCTTTCAAAAGAAGAATTAGGGCAACTAAAGGATAAAAAAGAACAGTATAATAAGAGAAAGAAGAACAAATGTTAGAACAGAAGATTGGCAGAGATGCAAGCTTTTAGAACTGGAGTTGGTTCATCATCCATTCCAACAAATTTGGGGCTTCATGGGAGTTGCCTCCTAATCTTTCAAAAGAAGGATTTGGACTCCTCACTTGGAGCTCTGGCTCAGTACATCTACAACTGCAATCTTGGAGTAGAAGCAGATCTATAAAAGGTTCCCTTTTTTTGAGGTAAGTTCGTTGTTTAGAGAAAGTACTGACATAAAATTTTGACTTACAATGTGAATCTTAGGATGTGATTATGGTCACAACATTGTTTTCTTACTGCAACCCATATTATATTCCATCTTGAATTAGACATTGACTTAAGATGCTCGTTGCTTGATGCGTGTATCATATGCTTGCTGGCTCTGTTTGTGTGTGTGTCTATGTAGTATCTGATTGTTTAAAGTGTTTGTGATTATACTTTCATTAGCTAAAACCATGTACTTGAAGAACAGAACTTACAAGTTGAACAATACAATGCCATTGTTTGATTGTTTACTTGCATCTTCAGAACTATAGTACAAATTTGAGTGTTACACTAGCTTTTCTTTATCCAAATATCCCTTGGACTATTTGGGATTATTTGTGTTACACTAGATATCTCCTAAAGTAGTATAAAGGGATTAGTTGGGCATTTGCTCACCAATAATAACTTTCAATTGCCATTGTCTAAATAGCTTTAAAGCTAACAACCTAATAATTGAATGATAATCTATGCTGTAGGCTAGGATTCACCTATGTAATTTTGATTATTGTTTCCTTGCGCCTAAGTTGAGTTTTCTGGTACTAATAAGGCTTTGTCATGACTGATTCTAATTAGTGACATATCTTCTAGTCTTTTC
Coding sequences within:
- the LOC103983182 gene encoding nucleoid-associated protein At4g30620, chloroplastic isoform X2 — encoded protein: MSMIKIPSSNPRYSRHSILQARIVLRLVLSSRLLSREKRGSQGCLSPMPSTSAVSGHFSDVLRPASRRPFAFPSSLLRHKFNTNCVPCLYWPSSTREHKMKSLRVYGLFGGKKDKGENTNDASSKAGILGNMQNLYETVKKAQMVVQVEAVRVKKELEAAEFDGYCEGELIKVTLSGNQQPIRTEITEAAMELGPEKLSLLINEAYKDAHEKSVQAMKERMNNLAQSLGMPPDLSGLKQ
- the LOC103983182 gene encoding nucleoid-associated protein At4g30620, chloroplastic isoform X1; translated protein: MSMIKIPSSNPRYSRHSILQARIVLRLVLSSRLLSREKRGSQGCLSPMPSTSAVSGHFSDVLRPASRRPFAFPSSLLRECHKFNTNCVPCLYWPSSTREHKMKSLRVYGLFGGKKDKGENTNDASSKAGILGNMQNLYETVKKAQMVVQVEAVRVKKELEAAEFDGYCEGELIKVTLSGNQQPIRTEITEAAMELGPEKLSLLINEAYKDAHEKSVQAMKERMNNLAQSLGMPPDLSGLKQ
- the LOC135660477 gene encoding F-box protein SKIP1-like yields the protein MAEVIEEGAREAEANRDWSELTPVCLANVLRRLTLEDRWKGAMLVCRSWLAAARDPALFAAVDLEPAFESAGSSRADAAEWWTPAFQRRVDAMLRSAAVWAEGSLREIRVRHCSDEALCFAAERSLNLQTLSIRSSQSVTDRSMFKIATCCPLLGELDISNCYEISYKSLEMIGQNCANLKILKRNLLNWLDPSQHSGIVPDEYLRACPQDGDREAMTIGRFMPKLKHVELRFSKLSVSGLISVSEGCGDLEFLDLFGCANLTSRGIEQASTNLKNLKTLIRPNFYIPRSMFHTERYGHWRLYDERFQTNVFQI
- the LOC135672182 gene encoding uncharacterized protein LOC135672182 produces the protein MRAVRGSVVRSKHISLAKASAVLSRFAANENAARPDVAAYVRCASAAFDELVSFCHEIRAASKRSELEKSLMEEEGDEERNKKKRRRRGRDEQVDGEVVEDADLVDRYGNRCGGVGDSGSDVERKKKKARIEANEEERSKLSKEELGQLKDKKEQYNKRKKNKC